The DNA region TGTGCCGGGCTGAGCCTTGATTGGAACTAGAGTGAGATGACAGCCCGTATGACGCCCGGGAACATGTGCTCGTTGTGTTGTTGCAGGAGGTACATGGCTCCGTCGAAAACCAGTAAAAAACCGCCCTGAAGCACAATTGCCCTGCCAAAACCCTTCAGCATATCGGCACGCTTTTCTGCTTTTGACGATCGGTGCCACATGTAAGTGCCTGCCGCCATGTAGAGGACATCAAGCCCCGCATTGACCAGATATAACTTCTTGATCCTGAGATGCTCATCTGCAAGCTCCTGGAAAGGCACCGACGCCAGGTCCTGCTGCGAAAAGTTCCACATGGCATAGCCAGCAATCCCCAGGTTGACCACGTTCCAGGCCAGGTTCATCTGATGAAAATAACGTGTGGCACCCTCGCTCCGCCTCATCCCGATGGCTCCGACAGTCATGTTGGCCACAGCCCAGCTGCCAAGCACAACCATCCCGGTTTGATTGGTACGCCGGCTTTTTTCGAAGAAGTCCAGCTCGGGCGAACCTGCATACAAACCCGTAGAAATAAGGACAAAGAGCAGGGGCAGGAAATGTTTCATGTGGTCAGCGTGGTTTTTTGCCAAAGTAACGATTCAAACCCTACTGTTGTTCAATCAGGTAGAAGCCAGCCTGTCGAGCGTGGTGCGGATAAGCTTTTCCATATATGGCTGATAGTTGGGCGCGAACTTCTCGGTCACCCTGTTGGCAATGATCACGCACAAGGTTAGGGCGTCGTGTCCGAGCAGCTTACTCAGGCCGTACAATGCGGAGCTTTCCATTTCGAAATTGGTGATGCGGTGACCGCTGTAAGCAAACGATTCCATCTTCGAATTCATCAGCTTATCGGGCAAACGCAGCCTGAGGCTTCTTCCCTGTGGCCCGTAAAAACCTGGTGCAGTGGCGGTTACACCCCTGAGATAGCCCTGGCCGATTGTTTGCAGCAGCTCGTCGGAAGCCCTGACCACGTAAGGATGGGGCAGCAGCTTATTCCATTCGGTGTGAGCCAGAAAGGCATCTTTCATACCCTGATCCATTACCTCTTTGGCTCCTTCGTAAAAGTAAAGCAGCCCATCGAGGCCAAGGGCATACTCTGAAGCAACCACACTGTCGCCCACCGGCACATCGGGCTGCAATGCCCCCGAGGTTCCCAGCCTGATCAGGCGAAGCCTGGTATGTTCGGCTTTTGGAATGCGGGTCTTAAGGTCAATATTAAATAGGGCATCCAGTTCATTGACTACAATGT from Bacteroidota bacterium includes:
- a CDS encoding nucleoside phosphorylase, translated to MTHKPIPDSQLPLNADGSVYHLRLMPEQVATDIILVGDPKRVSKVSAFFDEVEFEVSNREIITHTGYYRGKRITVLSTGMGTDNIDIVVNELDALFNIDLKTRIPKAEHTRLRLIRLGTSGALQPDVPVGDSVVASEYALGLDGLLYFYEGAKEVMDQGMKDAFLAHTEWNKLLPHPYVVRASDELLQTIGQGYLRGVTATAPGFYGPQGRSLRLRLPDKLMNSKMESFAYSGHRITNFEMESSALYGLSKLLGHDALTLCVIIANRVTEKFAPNYQPYMEKLIRTTLDRLAST